Proteins from one Acidimicrobiia bacterium genomic window:
- the fliF gene encoding flagellar basal-body MS-ring/collar protein FliF, with translation MPKLDLDRTKSQIQRFLGGFTTGQKVVTGLGAIGLVVVGMLFLSHAPKTQYAPLFSNLDSKDASDITTKLQSKGIKYQLANGGNTILVPQSQVYQERLDMSAQGLPASNSDGYALLDKEGLTTSEFKQNVDYQRALEGELTKTIEALDSVEAANVHLVIAQNDVFAQDSQKPSASVLVKTKPNQPLDSGSVQAIVNLVASSVQGLSPNDVTVADTKGTVLSAPGIAGSAAGDAHAGDTASYESRVTESVQQMLDQIYGPGHAIVRVAADLNFDEKATTADAYGNDIADQVVGTTPTTVAGATTPTTAPALTQNQSTETFTGPSSSSTGVLGPNGTPAAAGGNTNYSKNTSDTTNGVGKVHAEVRSAPGKINRLSVAVIVDGNKVQPSDVPNVQSSVQAAVGLDPTRGDTINVTRMSFDQTASKDAAKALSSSEQQKKQNALFDMIKALVALLLVGVVLFLAWRAMKKAAAREPIRVPLDLRALEAGTGAALPAADMARLLQSQQLAQLQALEDHDGPASLEPASLPEPTEMDQLEHEIVALIDRQPEEAAATLRSWLADRRS, from the coding sequence ATGCCCAAGCTCGACCTCGACCGCACGAAGAGCCAGATCCAGCGGTTCCTCGGCGGTTTCACGACGGGCCAGAAGGTCGTGACCGGTCTCGGCGCGATCGGCCTCGTCGTCGTGGGGATGCTGTTCCTGTCGCACGCGCCCAAGACGCAGTACGCGCCGCTGTTCAGCAACCTGGACTCGAAGGACGCGTCGGACATCACGACGAAGCTGCAGTCGAAGGGCATCAAGTACCAGCTCGCGAACGGCGGCAACACGATCCTCGTGCCGCAGTCGCAGGTGTACCAGGAGCGTCTCGACATGAGCGCGCAGGGTCTGCCGGCGAGCAACAGCGACGGGTACGCGCTGCTCGACAAGGAGGGCCTCACCACCTCCGAGTTCAAGCAGAACGTCGACTACCAGCGCGCGCTCGAGGGCGAGCTCACGAAGACGATCGAGGCGCTCGACTCGGTCGAGGCGGCGAACGTCCACCTCGTCATCGCGCAGAACGACGTGTTCGCGCAGGACTCGCAGAAGCCGAGCGCGTCGGTGCTCGTGAAGACGAAGCCGAACCAGCCGCTCGACTCGGGGTCCGTGCAGGCGATCGTCAACCTCGTCGCGTCGAGCGTGCAGGGCCTGTCGCCGAACGACGTCACGGTCGCGGACACGAAGGGCACCGTGCTGTCCGCGCCGGGCATCGCGGGGTCAGCGGCCGGCGACGCGCACGCAGGCGACACCGCGTCGTACGAGTCGCGGGTCACGGAGTCGGTCCAGCAGATGCTCGACCAGATCTACGGTCCCGGCCACGCGATCGTGCGTGTCGCGGCCGACCTCAACTTCGACGAGAAGGCGACGACCGCGGACGCGTATGGCAACGACATCGCGGACCAGGTCGTGGGCACGACGCCGACGACGGTCGCGGGGGCCACGACGCCGACGACGGCACCCGCGCTCACGCAGAACCAGTCGACCGAGACGTTCACGGGCCCGTCGAGCAGCTCGACCGGCGTGCTCGGCCCCAACGGCACTCCGGCCGCCGCGGGCGGCAACACGAACTACTCGAAGAACACGTCGGACACGACCAACGGCGTCGGCAAGGTCCACGCCGAGGTCCGCAGCGCGCCCGGCAAGATCAACCGCCTCTCGGTGGCGGTCATCGTGGACGGCAACAAGGTGCAGCCGTCGGACGTGCCGAACGTGCAGAGCTCGGTGCAGGCCGCGGTCGGCCTCGACCCGACGCGCGGCGACACGATCAACGTGACGCGCATGAGCTTCGACCAGACCGCGTCCAAGGACGCCGCGAAGGCGCTGTCGTCGAGCGAGCAGCAGAAGAAGCAGAACGCGCTGTTCGACATGATCAAGGCGCTCGTCGCGCTGCTGCTCGTCGGCGTGGTGCTGTTCCTCGCCTGGCGCGCGATGAAGAAGGCCGCGGCCCGTGAGCCGATCCGCGTGCCGCTCGACCTGCGTGCGCTCGAGGCGGGGACGGGAGCCGCGCTCCCCGCGGCCGACATGGCACGCCTCCTGCAGAGCCAGCAGCTCGCGCAGCTGCAGGCGCTCGAGGACCACGACGGGCCGGCCTCGCTGGAGCCGGCGAGCCTGCCGGAGCCGACCGAGATGGACCAGCTCGAGCACGAGATCGTCGCCCTGATCGACCGCCAGCCCGAGGAAGCCGCCGCCACCCTGCGCAGCTGGCTCGCGGACCGCAGGAGCTGA
- a CDS encoding flagellar hook-basal body complex protein FliE, with protein MAVPAVGSLGSLGPLATLGLQPTAATPTDATGAAGAAQGATGDFGTAIANALDQLQSTQANADQLSTQAATGNLTDMTDYLIASQQAQLQTQLTTAVRDSAVQSFNSIMGMQV; from the coding sequence ATGGCCGTCCCTGCCGTGGGATCACTCGGTTCACTCGGCCCGCTCGCGACGCTCGGGCTCCAGCCGACCGCCGCGACGCCGACGGATGCCACCGGCGCCGCCGGCGCGGCGCAGGGCGCGACGGGCGACTTCGGCACCGCGATCGCGAACGCGCTCGACCAGTTGCAGAGCACCCAGGCGAACGCGGACCAGCTGTCGACGCAGGCCGCCACCGGCAACCTCACCGACATGACGGACTACCTGATCGCGTCGCAGCAGGCGCAGCTGCAGACCCAGCTCACGACCGCGGTGCGTGACAGCGCCGTGCAGTCCTTCAACTCGATCATGGGGATGCAGGTCTGA
- a CDS encoding flagellar basal body rod C-terminal domain-containing protein: protein MSMFDAMNTSGSSLHVYRTWLDAVSDNIANLDTARPMNQPAFQERMVVAESVPSTDGSGIGHGAAVAGVTFGSPTGRVVNDPSNPLADAQGNVRMPDIDLGDQMVQMMVAERGYQANLATISRAQESYQAALELGK, encoded by the coding sequence ATGTCCATGTTCGACGCGATGAACACGTCGGGCTCGAGCCTGCACGTGTATCGCACGTGGCTCGACGCGGTGTCCGACAACATCGCCAACCTCGACACCGCGCGGCCGATGAACCAGCCCGCGTTCCAGGAGCGCATGGTCGTCGCCGAGTCCGTGCCGAGCACGGACGGTTCGGGGATCGGTCACGGTGCCGCGGTCGCGGGGGTGACGTTCGGCAGCCCGACGGGTCGCGTCGTGAACGACCCGAGCAACCCGCTCGCCGACGCGCAGGGCAACGTCCGCATGCCCGACATCGACCTCGGCGACCAGATGGTCCAGATGATGGTGGCCGAGCGCGGCTACCAGGCGAACCTGGCGACGATCTCGCGTGCGCAGGAGTCGTACCAGGCCGCGCTCGAGCTCGGGAAGTAG
- a CDS encoding flagellar basal body protein — MDLAMEAIQGALHGLAARQRAISDNVANTETPGFLAEQVSFEDSLRDAIQNGGDPGTVQPTITRSNAPTNLQGNNVSLDDETVSMMQTGMQYQLMVEAMTAKFNILRMSIGKG, encoded by the coding sequence ATGGACCTCGCGATGGAGGCCATCCAGGGCGCGCTCCACGGCCTCGCCGCGCGCCAGCGGGCGATCTCCGACAACGTCGCCAACACCGAGACGCCGGGCTTCCTCGCCGAGCAGGTCTCGTTCGAGGACTCGCTGCGCGACGCGATCCAGAACGGCGGCGACCCGGGCACCGTGCAACCGACGATCACGCGCTCGAACGCGCCCACGAACCTCCAGGGCAACAACGTGAGCCTCGACGACGAGACCGTCTCGATGATGCAGACGGGCATGCAGTACCAGCTCATGGTCGAGGCGATGACCGCGAAGTTCAACATCCTCCGCATGTCGATCGGGAAGGGCTAG
- a CDS encoding FliH/SctL family protein produces the protein MGRPEVRRSAVLKAYSQPVQAFETAVLPSQSTAGVLVDDALVSDAREAGFREGFDAGYAAGHSEGMQAAAFEAQQAQAERAARLRPALQALELAATRFDAEQGRAFADVEDALASAAFALLQALLGRELALAANPGHDAVARALALAPERLPVRIHLSPQDVETIGDAAQLAPGRDVTLVPDPSLAPGDARVEAGSCRVDAILADAVDRVRVALGVGDAR, from the coding sequence ATGGGGCGGCCCGAGGTGAGGCGCAGCGCCGTGCTCAAGGCGTACTCGCAGCCGGTCCAGGCGTTCGAGACGGCCGTGCTGCCGTCCCAGTCGACCGCGGGCGTGCTCGTGGACGACGCGCTCGTGAGCGACGCGCGCGAGGCCGGGTTCCGCGAGGGCTTCGACGCCGGCTACGCGGCAGGCCACAGCGAGGGGATGCAGGCGGCCGCGTTCGAGGCACAGCAGGCGCAGGCCGAGCGGGCCGCGCGGCTCCGGCCGGCGTTGCAGGCGCTGGAGCTCGCCGCGACGCGCTTCGACGCCGAGCAGGGCCGCGCGTTCGCGGACGTCGAGGACGCGCTTGCGTCGGCCGCGTTCGCGCTGCTGCAGGCGCTGCTGGGCCGCGAGCTCGCGTTGGCCGCGAACCCCGGTCACGACGCGGTCGCGCGCGCTCTGGCCCTCGCGCCCGAGCGACTTCCTGTGCGCATCCATCTCAGCCCGCAGGACGTCGAGACGATCGGCGACGCCGCCCAGCTCGCGCCCGGGCGGGACGTGACGTTGGTCCCCGATCCGTCGCTCGCACCCGGTGACGCGCGCGTCGAGGCCGGGTCGTGCCGTGTCGACGCGATCCTCGCCGACGCCGTCGACCGCGTGCGCGTCGCGCTCGGTGTGGGAGACGCCAGGTGA
- the fliJ gene encoding flagellar export protein FliJ produces MKRYRFRLDSVLRVRRIQEERARAELLGANQAVAAAQVHLAQRIAHLEELPKPAKVASTPAFLANQARLASIASSISMARAAREVAEHAAEEKRLAWHVTAQRVEGLERLDERDRAEHALETQRAADQEVDDLVVSRFRTTRATDDDRSGSERAERRAEAWPRERRASASRVSRASSERDHGDHPAPKAPGAETS; encoded by the coding sequence ATGAAGCGGTACCGGTTCCGGCTGGACTCAGTCCTGCGCGTGCGCCGCATCCAGGAGGAGCGCGCCCGCGCGGAGCTGCTCGGGGCGAACCAGGCCGTCGCGGCCGCGCAGGTCCACCTCGCGCAGCGGATCGCGCACCTCGAGGAGCTGCCGAAGCCGGCCAAGGTCGCGTCGACACCCGCGTTCCTCGCCAACCAGGCGCGTCTCGCGTCGATCGCGTCGTCGATCTCGATGGCGCGCGCCGCGCGCGAAGTCGCCGAGCACGCCGCCGAGGAGAAGCGGCTCGCGTGGCACGTGACCGCGCAACGTGTGGAAGGCCTCGAGCGTCTCGACGAGCGCGACCGCGCCGAGCACGCGCTCGAGACGCAGCGTGCCGCGGACCAGGAGGTCGACGACCTCGTCGTCAGCCGGTTCCGCACGACGCGCGCGACGGACGACGACCGGAGCGGGAGCGAGCGAGCCGAGAGGCGAGCGGAAGCGTGGCCCCGCGAGCGGCGAGCGTCCGCGAGCCGGGTATCCCGCGCGAGCAGCGAGCGCGACCACGGGGATCACCCGGCGCCGAAGGCGCCAGGAGCGGAAACATCATGA
- a CDS encoding DegT/DnrJ/EryC1/StrS family aminotransferase, producing the protein MTSTGEEVSRRAAHAIGGEMAIEPLDLALPARPADRWLDALPVAPPRPRALVGSGREALRLVLGDAKRRGRDRVVVPAYVCDAVVAPARALGFEIVTVGVDARVAPRADALVAAVGGRPERTTVVTVAPFGFPYPVDVLDAVTELGVRGVDVVEDRTHALFGRFAMHATRGVASLRKWCAIGDGGVAYGPGVTGIATPPDEAFARVRHDALVAKHAWSRGAGPEDAFLDALRAAEAHLDAGDDVHAMSAPARHLLGRVDVAALVAARRRNYLALLEALDGTSGLEPLFPELPDGVCPLGFPVLVDARDALRARLAAARVFCPVHWPLPTDADPGASALAARELTIPCDQRYDPDDMARVARLVVDATTRPRTRTSRATAARVVEVDDDRWDAEVRAVTGDGNAPVDPTCGRGMLRATAGSRGGRPVLLVAEGDGWRAAYPLLLTGADEGAVLARTPEYGGPIIAAEDPDAVVDTVRSAIDATLHELGVASEVALLGPWLPHRDTVTRAWSARPEKVICVSELADIDARRGALSRNMRRDLAQARRVLTECWSPLDRSNATRFARRYAEHMDRLGAADRWRLDEAYFRALAEDRAVDAWLGEAVGDDGADGAAVLVVVSGPVASYVYGTRWGRAGAATTLAIWRAHEELAARGVRELLLGGGVTTADDDSLLRFKRRFAPREEQLLIAARAFDRRAHDRAVARGTARPLPTGAVEC; encoded by the coding sequence ATGACGTCGACGGGCGAAGAGGTTTCGCGACGCGCGGCGCACGCGATCGGCGGCGAGATGGCGATCGAGCCGCTCGACCTCGCGCTCCCCGCGCGACCAGCCGACCGCTGGCTCGACGCGCTCCCGGTCGCGCCGCCCCGCCCGCGCGCGCTCGTCGGGTCGGGACGCGAGGCGTTGCGCCTCGTCCTCGGGGACGCGAAGCGGCGCGGTCGTGACCGCGTCGTCGTCCCCGCGTACGTGTGCGACGCCGTCGTCGCGCCCGCACGCGCGCTCGGCTTCGAGATCGTCACCGTCGGCGTCGACGCCCGTGTCGCGCCGCGCGCGGACGCGCTCGTCGCGGCGGTCGGTGGCCGCCCGGAGCGCACGACCGTCGTGACCGTCGCGCCGTTCGGCTTCCCGTACCCCGTCGACGTGCTCGACGCCGTCACCGAGCTCGGCGTGCGGGGCGTCGACGTGGTCGAGGACCGGACGCATGCGCTCTTCGGGCGCTTCGCGATGCACGCGACGCGCGGTGTCGCGAGCCTCCGGAAGTGGTGCGCGATCGGCGACGGCGGTGTCGCGTACGGACCCGGTGTGACCGGGATCGCGACGCCGCCCGACGAAGCGTTCGCGCGGGTGCGTCACGACGCCCTTGTGGCGAAGCATGCGTGGTCGCGTGGTGCGGGGCCCGAGGACGCGTTCCTCGACGCTTTGCGCGCCGCAGAGGCGCACCTGGACGCCGGCGACGATGTGCACGCGATGAGCGCGCCCGCGCGCCACCTCCTCGGGCGCGTGGACGTCGCCGCGCTCGTCGCCGCTCGCCGGCGGAACTACCTCGCGCTGCTCGAGGCACTGGACGGGACGTCCGGTCTCGAGCCGCTGTTCCCGGAGCTGCCCGACGGTGTCTGCCCGCTCGGGTTCCCCGTCCTCGTCGACGCGCGTGACGCGCTGCGGGCGCGTCTCGCCGCGGCCCGCGTCTTCTGCCCGGTTCACTGGCCGCTGCCCACCGATGCCGATCCCGGCGCGTCCGCGCTGGCCGCGCGCGAGCTCACGATCCCGTGCGACCAGCGCTACGACCCCGACGACATGGCGCGCGTCGCGCGGCTCGTCGTCGACGCGACGACACGGCCCCGCACGCGGACGTCGCGTGCGACCGCGGCCCGCGTCGTCGAGGTCGACGACGACCGTTGGGACGCGGAGGTGCGCGCGGTCACGGGCGACGGGAACGCCCCCGTTGACCCGACGTGCGGCCGCGGCATGCTGCGCGCGACCGCCGGGTCACGCGGCGGGCGCCCGGTGCTGCTCGTCGCCGAGGGCGACGGCTGGCGCGCCGCGTACCCACTGCTGCTCACCGGCGCGGATGAAGGCGCCGTGCTGGCCCGGACGCCCGAGTACGGCGGGCCGATCATCGCGGCAGAGGACCCGGACGCGGTCGTGGACACCGTGCGATCCGCGATCGACGCGACCCTGCACGAGCTCGGCGTCGCGAGCGAGGTCGCGCTCCTCGGGCCGTGGCTGCCGCACCGGGACACCGTCACGCGTGCGTGGTCCGCACGCCCCGAGAAGGTCATCTGCGTCTCGGAGCTCGCCGACATCGACGCGCGTCGCGGTGCGCTCAGTCGCAACATGCGCCGCGACCTCGCGCAGGCGCGCCGCGTGCTCACCGAGTGCTGGTCGCCGCTCGACCGCTCGAACGCGACGCGCTTCGCGCGGCGCTACGCCGAGCACATGGACCGGCTGGGCGCGGCCGACCGTTGGCGGCTCGACGAGGCGTACTTCCGCGCGCTCGCGGAGGATCGTGCCGTCGACGCGTGGCTCGGCGAAGCGGTCGGGGACGACGGCGCGGACGGCGCCGCCGTTCTCGTCGTCGTCAGCGGTCCGGTGGCGAGCTACGTCTACGGGACCCGGTGGGGTCGCGCGGGTGCCGCCACGACGCTGGCGATCTGGCGCGCGCACGAGGAGCTCGCGGCGCGTGGTGTCCGCGAGCTGCTGCTCGGCGGCGGCGTGACGACCGCCGACGACGACTCGCTGCTGCGGTTCAAGCGCCGGTTCGCGCCCCGCGAGGAGCAGCTCCTCATCGCGGCGCGCGCCTTCGACCGCCGCGCTCACGACCGGGCCGTCGCGCGCGGCACGGCACGGCCTCTGCCCACCGGAGCGGTCGAGTGCTGA
- a CDS encoding FliI/YscN family ATPase, which produces MNALLTRLEEAARVARPRVTGRVTSVVGLQLEVEGLESAIGDAVTIDTPHGPLPAEVVALRDRGLVCMPLGDLRGVRTGATVAAADRPMTVPVGAGLLGRVLDGLGRPIDDLGALRDVTRVTVDGEPPHPLRRSHVDRQLPLGVRALDTLIPCGRGQRLGIFAGSGVGKSSVLSMIARGTEAQVSVIGLIGERGREVRDFIESDLGDEGLARSVVVVATSDEPALVRLRAAFTATRIAEWFRDEGADVVLMMDSLTRFAMAQREVGLSAGEPPATRGYPPSVFSLLPKLLERAGAGERGSITGLYTVLVEGDDMNEPIGDAARSILDGHVVLSRRLATAGHFPSIEVLESISRVAPAITTREQRAAATEFRRLLAAYRDARDLIEIGAYVPGTNPLVDRAVQLRDAMDGFLRQDLGEIATADAGWAALQAIVATPTPAQ; this is translated from the coding sequence GTGAACGCGCTCCTGACGCGACTCGAAGAGGCCGCGCGCGTCGCGCGCCCGCGTGTGACGGGCCGCGTCACGTCGGTCGTCGGCCTGCAGCTCGAGGTGGAGGGACTCGAGAGCGCGATCGGCGACGCGGTCACGATCGACACGCCGCACGGCCCGCTGCCCGCGGAGGTGGTCGCGCTGCGCGACCGCGGCCTCGTCTGCATGCCGCTCGGCGACCTGCGCGGTGTGCGCACCGGCGCGACCGTCGCGGCCGCGGACCGTCCCATGACCGTTCCCGTCGGTGCCGGTCTCCTCGGACGCGTCCTCGACGGGCTCGGCCGGCCGATCGACGACCTCGGCGCGCTGCGCGACGTCACGCGCGTGACCGTCGACGGCGAGCCGCCCCACCCGCTGCGACGCAGCCACGTCGACCGGCAGCTCCCGCTCGGGGTGCGCGCGCTCGACACGCTGATCCCGTGCGGGCGTGGGCAACGCCTCGGCATCTTCGCCGGCTCGGGCGTCGGCAAGTCGAGCGTGCTGTCGATGATCGCCCGCGGCACGGAGGCACAGGTCTCGGTCATCGGCCTCATCGGCGAGCGCGGGCGTGAGGTCCGCGACTTCATCGAGAGCGACCTCGGCGACGAGGGCCTGGCCCGGTCGGTCGTCGTCGTCGCGACGTCGGACGAGCCCGCGCTCGTGCGCCTGCGCGCCGCGTTCACCGCGACCCGCATCGCGGAATGGTTCCGGGACGAGGGCGCGGACGTCGTGTTGATGATGGACAGCCTCACGCGCTTCGCGATGGCGCAGCGCGAGGTCGGCCTGTCGGCCGGCGAGCCGCCCGCAACCCGCGGCTACCCGCCGTCCGTGTTCTCGTTGTTGCCGAAGCTGCTCGAGCGCGCCGGTGCAGGCGAGCGCGGCTCGATCACCGGCCTGTACACCGTGCTCGTCGAGGGCGACGACATGAACGAGCCGATCGGCGACGCGGCCCGCTCGATCCTCGACGGGCACGTCGTGCTGTCGCGGCGGCTCGCGACGGCGGGCCACTTCCCGAGCATCGAGGTGCTCGAGTCCATCTCACGGGTCGCACCCGCGATCACCACGCGCGAGCAGCGCGCCGCGGCGACGGAGTTCCGTCGCCTGCTGGCCGCGTACCGCGACGCGCGTGACCTCATCGAGATCGGCGCGTACGTGCCGGGAACGAACCCGCTCGTGGACCGGGCGGTGCAACTCCGAGACGCCATGGACGGCTTCCTCCGACAGGACCTCGGCGAGATCGCCACGGCAGACGCGGGATGGGCCGCGCTGCAGGCGATCGTCGCGACGCCGACGCCTGCGCAGTAG
- a CDS encoding N-acetylneuraminate synthase family protein — MTLGTNTASPWLMAEIGVNHDGDIERARDMVREAAAAGFDAVKFQYWIVDELLAPRAPNAAYQGDGDQHDLLARLRLEVDQLAELRDVARDAGIAFVCTPDGERACADVLTLDPPVLKIGSGDADNPWLLHAAAQSGRPLLVSTGMMTDAEVKEVGRHLASCRDVVFLHCVSAYPTPLREANLARMARLRELTGRPVGFSDHTLGVAATAAAVALGAGVVEKHVTWDVDAPGPDHAASLALRDAPEWVATVRAVAAAVHDPVASAAEAANRDVVRKGLYPKRSLDAGYRLRREDLEPLRPLDGGVPALAVDRLVGWQLRVAVGPERPLHWDDLAP, encoded by the coding sequence GTGACGCTCGGGACGAACACGGCGTCGCCCTGGTTGATGGCCGAGATCGGCGTCAACCACGACGGTGACATCGAGCGCGCGCGGGACATGGTCCGTGAGGCGGCCGCGGCCGGGTTCGACGCGGTGAAGTTCCAGTACTGGATCGTCGACGAGCTCCTTGCACCGCGCGCGCCGAACGCGGCGTACCAGGGCGACGGCGATCAACACGACCTGCTCGCGCGCCTGCGCCTCGAGGTGGACCAGCTCGCGGAGCTCCGCGACGTCGCGCGCGACGCGGGCATCGCGTTCGTGTGCACGCCAGACGGCGAGCGCGCCTGCGCGGACGTGCTCACGCTCGACCCGCCCGTGCTGAAGATCGGCTCGGGCGACGCGGACAACCCGTGGCTGCTGCACGCGGCCGCCCAGTCGGGTCGCCCGCTCCTCGTGTCGACCGGGATGATGACGGATGCCGAGGTGAAGGAGGTCGGTCGTCACCTCGCGTCCTGCCGGGACGTCGTCTTCCTCCACTGCGTGTCCGCGTACCCGACCCCGCTACGTGAGGCGAACCTCGCACGCATGGCCCGGCTGCGCGAGCTGACTGGTCGTCCCGTCGGGTTCTCAGACCACACGCTCGGCGTCGCGGCGACGGCCGCCGCGGTCGCGCTCGGGGCCGGCGTCGTGGAGAAGCACGTCACGTGGGACGTCGACGCGCCGGGCCCGGATCACGCGGCGTCGCTCGCGTTGCGCGACGCCCCCGAATGGGTCGCCACCGTCCGGGCGGTCGCGGCCGCGGTGCACGACCCGGTCGCGTCGGCCGCGGAGGCCGCCAATCGCGACGTCGTGCGCAAGGGCCTGTACCCCAAGCGGTCCCTCGACGCGGGATACCGGCTGCGACGCGAGGACCTCGAGCCCCTGCGCCCGCTCGACGGTGGCGTCCCCGCGCTCGCGGTCGATCGCCTGGTGGGATGGCAGCTGCGCGTCGCGGTCGGGCCCGAGCGTCCGCTGCACTGGGACGATCTCGCACCATGA
- a CDS encoding C40 family peptidase → MTAVDATSATSAASGLAAAQARIAQIQSSIESLQATVAGVPATSTTSTTSTAGSGSDFASVLAGVQGGQATTATGASGATTPGQQVVQIAEQYLGTPYVYGSNDPSKGLDCSGLVQVAYRRMGIDLPRVTYDQVKVGQPVDRADLQPGDLVFSVGDKGMRVNGHVGIYAGNGMYVVAPHTGDVVKLAPLPQNITAIRRILPSAGSAIGG, encoded by the coding sequence ATGACCGCGGTGGACGCGACGAGCGCGACGAGCGCGGCGAGCGGTCTCGCCGCCGCGCAGGCGCGCATCGCGCAGATCCAGAGCTCGATCGAGAGCCTGCAGGCGACCGTCGCGGGCGTACCGGCGACCTCGACGACGTCGACCACGTCGACGGCCGGATCGGGCTCGGACTTCGCGAGCGTGCTCGCGGGCGTGCAAGGAGGGCAGGCGACCACCGCGACGGGCGCGAGCGGCGCGACGACTCCCGGGCAGCAGGTCGTCCAGATCGCGGAGCAGTACCTCGGCACGCCGTACGTGTACGGCAGCAACGACCCGTCCAAGGGCCTCGACTGCTCCGGCCTCGTGCAGGTCGCGTACCGCCGCATGGGCATCGACCTGCCCCGCGTCACCTACGACCAGGTCAAGGTCGGCCAACCGGTCGACCGCGCCGACCTGCAACCGGGCGACCTCGTGTTCTCGGTCGGCGACAAGGGCATGCGCGTCAACGGTCACGTCGGCATCTACGCGGGCAACGGCATGTACGTCGTCGCGCCGCACACGGGCGACGTCGTGAAGCTCGCGCCGCTCCCGCAGAACATCACCGCGATCCGCCGCATCCTGCCGTCGGCCGGGTCCGCGATCGGAGGATGA
- the fliG gene encoding flagellar motor switch protein FliG has protein sequence MAQRGLTGPQKAAVLLMQVGTERSAKVLRLLREQEVSQIMAEVARLDTVKAESVDAVMSEFNELRTARAHVAQGGFDRARELLEETLGEDKAREILESLGATIVKAPFEFLRRADPRQVLSYLQDEHPQTIALVLAHLNADAGAMVLSALPEELQRDVARRLATMDRTSPEVIAQIEAILEPKLSSLVQQQDMSVVGGVQALVDILNRSDRATERLIFEGLERDNPELADEVRGRMFVFEDIVSLDDRSIQLVLRQVDSKELAVALKGVAPNVRQKIMSNMSERASANLDEEIELLGPMRLKTVEEAQGAVVRVIRALEEAGQIVVTRSNEEFVN, from the coding sequence GTGGCGCAGCGGGGTCTCACGGGGCCGCAGAAGGCTGCGGTCCTGCTGATGCAGGTCGGTACGGAGCGGTCGGCCAAGGTGCTGCGGCTCCTGCGCGAGCAGGAGGTGTCGCAGATCATGGCGGAGGTCGCGCGCCTCGACACCGTGAAGGCGGAGTCGGTCGACGCGGTGATGAGCGAGTTCAACGAGCTGCGCACCGCGCGTGCACACGTCGCGCAGGGCGGGTTCGACCGCGCCCGCGAGCTGCTCGAGGAGACGCTCGGCGAGGACAAGGCGCGGGAGATCCTCGAGAGCCTCGGCGCGACGATCGTGAAGGCGCCGTTCGAGTTCCTCCGCCGTGCCGATCCCCGCCAGGTGCTGAGCTACCTGCAGGACGAGCACCCGCAGACGATCGCGCTCGTGCTCGCGCACCTGAACGCGGACGCCGGGGCGATGGTCCTGAGCGCGCTGCCGGAGGAGCTGCAGCGCGACGTCGCGCGCCGGCTGGCGACAATGGACCGCACGTCACCGGAGGTGATCGCGCAGATCGAGGCGATCCTCGAGCCGAAGCTGTCGTCGCTCGTGCAGCAGCAGGACATGTCGGTCGTGGGCGGCGTGCAGGCGCTCGTCGACATCCTCAACCGCTCCGACCGCGCGACCGAGCGCCTCATCTTCGAGGGCCTCGAGCGCGACAACCCGGAGCTCGCGGACGAGGTGCGCGGGCGGATGTTCGTCTTCGAGGACATCGTCAGCCTCGACGACCGCTCGATCCAGCTCGTGCTCCGGCAGGTCGACTCGAAGGAGCTCGCGGTCGCGCTCAAGGGTGTCGCGCCGAACGTGCGCCAGAAGATCATGTCGAACATGTCCGAGCGCGCCTCGGCGAACCTCGACGAGGAGATCGAGCTGCTCGGGCCGATGCGGCTGAAGACGGTCGAGGAGGCGCAGGGCGCGGTCGTGCGCGTCATCCGTGCGCTCGAAGAGGCCGGCCAGATCGTCGTCACGCGCTCCAACGAGGAGTTCGTGAACTGA